In Armigeres subalbatus isolate Guangzhou_Male unplaced genomic scaffold, GZ_Asu_2 Contig1072, whole genome shotgun sequence, the DNA window CGATTGTTCTCGCGCTCGATCTGGGTGACGCGTAGTGGGACCGGACCGATCGGAGGTATTTCAGTGTGTCAAGTGTTTGTGTGCATTTGTGTTGTGGTTCTGATAAATTACAATCGAAACCAGTGTGTCCGTTGTTTGGAAGGAAGAACATGAATAGTGCCACCTCTACTGCACTCCACCACCAGCCACCGCCGTCGCAGGATTCGCTGACCTTGGACGACATGAAGGGGTTGGGCGCGAGGAGGGAGAATCTCGTCGCCAAGATGTCCAGCAGTGGCAGCGGTgttaataataacaataacaatagTATGAGTACTAACAACAACAAGctgaccagcagcaacagcacCCAGAACGGTGGTGGTGGCAATCAAAATGTGCTGTTTGCTATGGCGACGGCGGCGGTTGTGTCGGAGATCGAAGACAACAAGCTCGGCGCCAACGATAAGGAGAAGCTGACCAAAGCGGTGATGAAGGTGTTCGAA includes these proteins:
- the LOC134202172 gene encoding adenylate cyclase, terminal-differentiation specific-like produces the protein MNSATSTALHHQPPPSQDSLTLDDMKGLGARRENLVAKMSSSGSGVNNNNNNSMSTNNNKLTSSNSTQNGGGGNQNVLFAMATAAVVSEIEDNKLGANDKEKLTKAVMKVFEEYKWTPPTNVV